A section of the Telopea speciosissima isolate NSW1024214 ecotype Mountain lineage chromosome 3, Tspe_v1, whole genome shotgun sequence genome encodes:
- the LOC122654302 gene encoding histone H2A.Z-specific chaperone CHZ1-like: MAELVKETLEEAHVKRKSDLELLDEDDNPKKIKPEVSGNNPPLIEEKSSKNDSDAEANGGNDEDEYGDDSDDEVVDENGEHSNGKSVIDSKGKGIMVEDKEKGKLKVENRSEDDSSDDGNPSDEDTDLSDDPLAEVDLENILPLRTRRRVAQPGAYIVNDLGDDDDSDDSDA, from the coding sequence ATGGCGGAACTCGTAAAAGAAACTCTGGAAGAAGCTCATGTGAAGAGAAAATCTGATCTTGAATTACTCGATGAGGATGATAATCCAAAGAAGATAAAACCTGAGGTTTCTGGTAATAATCCCCCACTCATTGAAGAAAAATCTAGCAAAAATGACTCAGATGCAGAAGCAAACGGTGGAAACGACGAAGATGAATATGGCGATGACTCAGACGATGAAGTTGTAGACGAGAACGGTGAGCATTCCAACGGAAAATCTGTGATTGATAGTAAGGGTAAAGGAATAATGGTCGAAGACAAAGAGAAGGGTAAATTGAAGGTTGAAAACAGAAGTGAAGATGATTCTAGCGACGATGGAAATCCCTCCGACGAGGACACTGACCTTTCCGATGATCCGCTTGCTGAAGTCGATCTCGAAAACATCCTACCTTTAAGGACGCGGAGGCGGGTCGCCCAGCCGGGAGCTTATATTGTTAACGATCTCggcgatgatgatgacagtgacgATAGTGATGCCTAA